In the genome of Fervidobacterium nodosum Rt17-B1, the window AGGTTTTAGGTTATGTAATTGGTAATCAAGAATGGGCCCCTTGCGATGAATTTTTACCTAACCAGAAATCAAGTTCAGAATATTCAAAAATCGTTGAGCGAATGGATTATATATCCTTCCTTGAAAAATCAAGGGTAAAAGCTTTATACGGTTTAGCGAATTTTTACTTTTCTGGATTAGGTAAGTATTTTGATATATCTTTTCCAAATAAATTTGATGATTATTTTTCACTTTTTGTTGAAAGTGTAAGTCCTTTTGTAAATATCGAGAAAATGCCATACGAAGAATTCAAAAAAATCAAAAATTATAAAGAGTATATCAATAACGGTTTGGTCAAAGTTTACAGAGATTTTGAAACGAAAAAGCCAAGACCAAGAAAAAGAGGAGAATGTGTTTACTTAAAAATTTCTTCAATTGAATTGTCAAAATTAAAACTAACGGTATCGCAGAGTACGGTTGTTAATTATTTACTTTTCAAAGGCCCTACCGAAGTTGAGCAAATAATAGAAGATTTAGATGTAAAAAAAGATGTTGTTGTACAATTAAAAAATAAAGGAATAATTGAGATTTTAGAGCAATGTAGTGATTTTGAAACACTTAATATAAAACCACAGAGAGTTATTTTAAGTGACGAACAAAAGAGTATAGTTGACAAAATACTTTCATACGATTTTAGAAAAGAAAAGAAACACCTTGTTTTTGGACCAACTGGAAGTGGCAAGACAGAGGTTTATCTCGAGGTCATTGAAAAATACTTACCATTTGGCAATGTACTATATTTAGTTCCAGAGGTATCTTTAACTGAACAAACGATAGCAAGGCTTAGAAAAAGATTTCCAGATTTATCTATAGCGGTTTACCATAGCTATTTAACAGAATCAAAGCGCGTTGAAATTTGGGCGAAAGCGGTTAAAGGTGAGATAAATATATTAGTTGGTCCAAGAAGTGCTGCGTTTGTGCCTTTAAAAAACCTTAATCTTGCAATTGTTGATGAAGAACATGATGAAGGCTATTACAATAATTCTGAGCCTTTTTACGAAATTCACACATTTCTTAATGCTTTACCAATTACTGTTGTGTATGGTTCAGCTACCCCTTCTTTGGAAAGTTATAAGAAAGCCAAAGATGGGGAATATGTATTTCACAAGCTTACTAAACGTTACAACGTTGAATTACCAGAAGTTGAAATTGTGGACATGAATAAAACAAAGAAAGTTACTTTCTCTATATCTGAAATCTTGTACAATAATCTAAGTAAAGTGCTTGAAGCTGATAAATCAGCCATAATATTCACGAGGCGAAAAGGTTTTTCAAGGGTGCAATGTGCTGTATGCGGTTATATAGTAAAATGCGAACATTGTGATGTTGCAATGACTTATCATTTGGATTCGAATAATTTGAAATGTCACATCTGTGGAAGTGAGAAAGAATTATCCTTAAATTGTCCTAACTGTGGTTCAAATATGTTCATAGATAGAGGAACTGGTAGTGAGAAAGTTGAAAAAGAACTCCAGCAACTCTTTCCATCGAGAAATATTGGAAGGATTGATGCAGAAATAGCTGATACCCCAGAAAAACTGAAAAAACTCTTAGACTATTTAAGAGAAGGGAAAATCGATATAGTTGCTGGGACAAAGATGATTACGAAGGGGTTAGATATATACAGAATAGCGCTCATTGGTGTTGTGGATGTTGATGCTTTAATTTCTTATCCTGATATAAACGCTCCACTGAGAACATTTCAACTTTTAGTTCAGGTAATTGGTAGAGCAGGGCGAAATGAAAAGGGAAAGGCGATAATTCAAACTTATAAGCCAACCGATCCAGTAATAACATTTGCGAGTAATCAAGATGTTGAAGGGTTCTATGAGAGAGAACTTGAGATAAGAAAACAACTGAATTATCCACCTTTTGCGTCTGTAGTTGTATTAACTTACGCCAATCTGAATCAGGAAATAGCGCGAGAAACAATTGACACTGTTGCAGATGAAATAGAAAACATTGAAAAAAAAGAGAAAAAGGTCCAAGAAGTTTATAAATATTACTTAGAACTTCTTGGACCTTCTGAACATCCTATATTTAAAGCAAATAATAAGTACCGATATCAAATATTTTTCAAGACAAACAACGTACCAGAATTAGTAAGGCTTTTGAAAAAGATAATCTCAAATTACTCTGGGGAATGGATTATAAAGGTGAATCCAAACGAAATATGATTTAAAATTATTTCTTTGATTTTTTCATTATCGTTCCAACGGATAATGCCGTGAGGAGAATTATTATTCCCCAACTCCAAGCCATAAAAACGAGCGCTGTGCTTGACATATTATCACCCCTATTTATCTTTTTGCGTTTCTAATTTTTTACTGATACTTCTGTATGTAAGGATAAAGCTCGATATGAAAATTACTATAAGAACAATTCTCGCTGCGATGACCCAAGGAATTAGTACAGAGTTATCTTTAACAAAATCCGGTATCAATTTGAAGTAACCATTCTTTGCGTAATCTATCGTTGAGAAAACAAGTAAAATGATTATAAATGCTGGGGTTATGAAGCTCATTATTAACTTATAGAACCACATTGGTATTTTCCAGTAGCTTCCTTTGTTTATCTCTTCAAGGCCTTTTGCTTTAAACAACCATACAGCCGCAATGACTTCAATTAATCCGAGCAAGACGAGGAAATAAGTACCAACCCAATTATCAAGCTCTGTTAAGTACATTAAATCAGCTGTTTTCGTGAGAATAGGTTCTAATGCAACAGGTAAACCACCGATGATGTACATGAGAAAAACAAACAACGAGCCTTTCTTTCTTTCAACGCCAAATTCTTCTTCTAAAAATGCAGTTAGATAATTAAACATTGCTATTGAACTTGTTATTCCAGCAAAGAAAAGTAGCAGGAACCAGAATGTTCCAAAAATCTGTCCACCAGCCATGTTTCTAAATACGTTTGGAAGCGCTATGAAAGATAATCCAACTCCACTCTTTAAACCCTCGGCGCCAAGGAAAGTAAAAGCAATGGGGATAACTATTGTACCAGCTAGTATGACCTCTGCGAATTCATTTAATGAAGCTGTTGCAACTGCTGATGTTACGATGTCATCCTCGTCTCTCATGTAAGAAGCATAGTTTTGGATTATTCCCATACCTAGGGATAGCGTAAAGAATATCTGCCCTGCTGCTGCTAATGTTGCCGACCAATTCAACTCGTTCCATCTTGGAGACCATAAGAAATCAAGCCCCTTAATTGGATTCCATTCAGGGTTCACTGGTGATCCTAATGTAAGCGCTCTCACAAGAAGAATAATTGCGAATATATAAATAGCTGGCATAGCGATTATTGCTAATCTTTCCAAGCCTTTGTTAACACCATTACTTGTTATGTAATATAAAATTGCGAGTGTTATTATCCAGAATATTAATACTCTAAAAGGACTTTGAATGTATCCGACAAAATAACCAGCTGTATCGATTGATTTATCCATGTATTTTCCAACGGCTGTTTCAAAAGAATAACCAAGCGTCCAACCAATAACATGATTGTAATAGGAGTTTAGGAGTATAACTACCGAAAGTGCGATTGCGCCAGCCAACGCGCCAAGTACTTTCGCAAACTTATGGCCAACGCTCTCTTTTGCTTGTAAGTAAATCATTGGACCTAATGTACCATGTCCATACTTTCCACCGTATCTACCTTGAGCCCATTCAATTATTAGCAGAGGGATACCCATAAAAAGGAAAGCGATGAAATATGGTATCATAAAGGCTCCCCCACCGTTTTTGGCTGCTTGATACGGGAATCTCCAGAAATTCCCAAGACCTATAGCGTTACCTGCCATAGCTAATATCAAACCTATCTTACTTCCCCAGTGTTCTCTCTTCTTCACAACGGCCACCTCCTCGAAAGTTTGGGATTTTGTTAACCAAAGGTATTGATAAATTTCAAAAATCATATTATCTTCTTAAATAGGGGACACCCCCCAATATACTCTCAATAAGGAGGTATCCCGACATGACTAATATCCAACTCAAATGCCCCCATTGCGGCTCTTCTAACTTCATCAAAAATGGTCATGATAAATTCAAAAACCAAATCTTCTTTTGCAAAGACTGCAAGCGTTACTTTAAACTTTCTTTCACCAAAAAACACAAACTTTTCTCTTTCCCTTACCCTCGTTGTGTTCATTGTAACCATGTCATGGAAATTTACAAAATCCGCCGTTATTTCGTTCGTTTCAGATGCAGAAAGTGCAACTTCAAAACTTCTGTTCCACTTTCTCTTCCTCAGCCTGTGCCTTTCAACTTTCATCCTTTCAAATTCTTCCGTTTCCCTATCTATATCATTCTCAAAGCTTTCATCTTGTACTTCAAATACAACCTTTCTCTTCGTGCTATTAAAGCTTGCTTGAATATCAATGTCTCTCATGTCGCTATTTACAAATGGATTATCAAGTTATCTTCTGTTATTTCGCTTTTTGAGTTTGAGAATGTATTTAAAGTTCACGGTGATGAAACAGTTATTGTATTTCGAGACAAAAAGTACTATGTGTGGCTATTAGTTGAGCATGGTACGAATTTAATAGTAGCTTGGCATGTATCAAGATATCGTGATATGTCACAAGTTAAGATATTGTTAGATAAATACTTTAGTCAAAGAAAACAAAACACACAAATAGAGTTAATAACCGATGGACTAAAAGCGTACGAGATAGCAGTAAAACTAAATTTTGATAATGTTGAGCACAGAGAAGTAAGACTAGGTAAAAACAACGAATGTGAATCGAAATTTTCGTTATTTAAGATGTTTGTTAGAGCGAAAAGGAGCTTCAAGAAATTTAGCAACATACGGTACTATGTAAATGGTTTTTGTGTAGTAAGGAACCTATGCAAGTTATATGAGAACGAAAATGAGATGATTACAGCTTTAGCTTCCATCATCACTACTAGTTAACAACTTCAAGTTTGGGAATATTAGAGAAATACAGGATAATATGATATAAAAATGAGATAAAAAAAGGCGTGTAATATAAATATATACACGCCAAAAATTTTACCATATAATTCATTGTTATTTAAGGTTAATTTTTTACACAAATGCACTATTAGTATATTTTGGCGTAACTTTTACCAAATTGTGAAAACAGATCCAAGATTATTTAATTTACAGAAAATAGTTTTTACAAATTTCCATAATTAATTTTTATTCAGCTTGAGAGACTTCATTTTTTCATGGAATATTTAATAAAGTTTTCCTCAAAAATGCTTCGTATTATATCACGCCTATATTCCACAAATTTTTTTACCCATTCCGATTCATTTTGCCATGCTTCGTAAGTTGGTTTACCCCATCTTTGAGAATGCCTTTTCATTTCGTCATTTAATTTTCCGATAATATCGTCAGCTATACTTTCAGCCAATTCTGGTATAAAGATGTTATTCAAGATATAGTAAAATCTTTCAGTGAACTTGGCTCTAAATTCTTCGTTTTCTAAAAGTTTCTTTAAGATTAAGGTTGCTTCTTCTGTCGTTGTCCAAGGTATTTCAGGGTCACCAAATATAGCTGTTTTTAAGGTGTCATGTGTCGGATCCCACATCGCCAAATCCATATCGTACATCATCCATCGCCATTTACCATCGCCATATTTATTATTTTCTGGTTTTAGGACACGCCATATGCGTTCGTTGTTGCCTAGCCAGTCCGTGTTAGCCGATAATATTTCTGCGATTTTGAAATCAATGAAATTGTCGATATCGATCATTTCACAGACTTTATCATAGTTTTCTTTGATGGATAAATCATTATTTCTAACAAAATCCATCAAATCAAGGAAACTTTTTTGATCACCTTCTTTTCCATCTTGTATGGTTAAGTCATAGTTGATTATAACTGTATTTTTTTCATTTACACCGTATTTGACCTGTAAATAACGCTGGTCGTAATATTCCATTAAGTATGAAATACCCCAATATTCACCGTTTATGTAATGAACAACTGAATAGTTGTCTTGTGTGTCAAAGTTTAGATTTTTGAAAAGTCTTTGCGTAAAAACATCTCTCATATAAGCTGTTTCCCAATCGTTTCCAGCGTTTCTCAACAATAATTTTTTATATCCTATTCTTCCGAAGAACGGATATCTAAACTCTTTCTCTTTGTTTCGCGCATACAATCTTAATGATTTTATAGGCAAGCTTCTTGTGAATTCCCCATGGATTCTTATACCTATCTCTGTTCTATACTTCAATTTCCCTTCCTCAAAGTATTCCATTATCGCAGGTCTTTCCGATGTATCACCACGTTGTTGATAATTTCCGGTCCAAAAAGGATTTGATGGATCAAATAACTTACCGGGTACATATATACCTTTTTCATCATCGAAGAGATTTTCAGGATCTGTTATTATTGAGAAGACTGGTAATTTGTGATTTACTCCTATGAAATACGTTCTTACCGTTGAGTCTGTTATATTGCCATTGCTTACCTCTATTACTCTTAAAACCGTTGCCTTTTCAAATGTGCCAGAAGGTTTTTCCCAAATAGGGGATGTTGGTATGTACATATACTCATTTTCATAATTTTTTTGGATAACTAATGGTTGAGAATATTTAAAAGTATTTTTTGAATCTATCCTAGGAGTTGAACCATCTATTGTGTAATAAATCTCTCCGCCAACTGTTGATTTGATTTCAACAGTTATGGTTATATCGTAAAAACCAGATTCGTGGGATATTAATAGTTGTGAAAATAGTGATACTGATAAAAAACACAATATGGTTATTGCTAATAACAATAAAATTTTTTTCATTTAATCACCTCGCTTTTTTAGTTTATTTATATGCTTTTATCCAAAACACATACTCTAATCCATTCTCAGTTATGTAAACCTTTTCTTTTTTCAATAAATCATCCATTAAGGTTGAGTCTATATCAAATTTGGGTTTAATAGATATTTCATACCCATCTCCGGATAATCTAAATGAAATATCGTATTTTTTGTATAGTTCTTCGCTAATGAGATTTTTATTATATACATTTTCGCTATTTAATGTTGAGATTTTGTATCCAGAGCTTATATATTTTCTTGCTGCTTTTTCAACTTGTATCATTTCATCGTATATTAAATCTGCCGAGAGTGAAATACTTTCAGTTGCGCTACTTTCTAAAGAAATATTTGTTGAAGTATCATCAGGTTTAATTTGAATTTCAATTTGTTCAATGTTAGTTTGGGAAGATGTTGTAGATGATTCATGAGAAACACTTTGTTCATTAGTGTTTGTTTTTTCTGAATAGTATTGAGCCACTGGTTGTTCTGAGGTATTTCCTTGGCTAATTGATTTATTTGTTTCGTCAGCAATTACCGTATTGGTTGAATCGGCTTTATTCGGTGCGTAGTCAAAAACAATAGGTCTATTAGATAAGTTAGATATTATAATTAAAACAGTTAGAATAAGAAAAATTATTACTACTTTGACAAAAATTTCCATAGTTGTAAACCACCATCCTAATTATCGAGTATCATTTACTTTCTTTATTTATCCTGTCTGGCAAAAGTGTAAAATTTAATCTTCCCCAGCTTATTAGAAGAAATAAAATAGATATAGTTATTGATAAAAGAATAAATTTTGATTCGTTTTTCAACATGTTTGTTGGTTTTCCAAAAAATTGTACACTTCTTATTATATAACTACCTCTGAATGTAGGTAATAGCTCTACAAATTTTCTGAAAAAACTTGGAATTTCGGATAAATTGACAAATGGACCATTTATAAGCAAAAAGAACACGGAAATGGTTGAGCTGAGAAGATTTGAAGTCAAAGTATTTTGTGAAAATGAAGAGATAAATATACCAAATGAAGAATAAAATATGGCGTTCAAAGCTATAAATAAAACGACTAATATTGTGGACATATTAAATCCTTTTAGTAAAAAGTACATATATACTAATAATCCCGACATGAAGCTCAAAATTAAAGTAGTGAAAAATTTTATAATTAGATAGTTTAGTATGCTGAAATTTGAAAGTGTAAACTGTTTAAGAATTCCAATTTCTTTGTCTCGAGTTATTAGTCCAGCCCCAATAAGTAAACCAATAAACATTGTTATTATAAATATCATGCTTGTAGCGAATACTTGAGAAAAATCAATAGATTTTTCTGTGACAAGTTCCGGTGCTGGTACATTTGAAGCTGTGTACATTTCTCTTAAAACTTTTGGATTGAAGAATGGGCCACCACCGAGGTCTTCAAACATCCTTTTAAAAACTAAATAAGCGGCTGCTGAGAGCTCTGTGTTTACTGGGCTTGGGATATATTTTAGCATCGTCTTTTTTCCGGCAAATAATGAATTAGTAAAATCTTTTGGTATAACAACAACCGCATTGAGATTTCCAATTTGCAATTCTTTTTCATAGTTTTCATCAACATACTTTATAGTTCCACCTTTAAACAAAGAAACTATAACTCCAACGGTGAATTTTGAAAGTGGAGATTTATCCAAAGTGTAAATTCCTATTCTTAGATCTGATTCGCTGAGTGAACGGAAAAAAGATGAACTAATTAGAGCAAATATTAATGGTACAATAAAAAGCACAATATAAGTAAAAGGTCTTGAGAACAATCTTTTGAACTCGAATTTTAAAAATTCCAAAGTTTGTCAACTCCCATATCATTGATGTTTAGGATTTTTTAAAATCTTACTCTTAACAAAATAGTGTGACTCATTCTTGAGAAAGTTCTTTCAAATTCTATGTTTTCCATAATTTTGAAATCTGGTAAATATGGTCCATAAATAGTTGTTCCGATATCATAACTCGCTATATAACTTATAAATGGAAAATTGTTAGAGTTTACAGGTATGTCTACGCGAAATTTAATACTTCCAATCAAATTTATTGTAGATACAACATTGTAATGCCTAAGCTCAACTTTATTAAAATCATTGTAATCGTGAGAATTTCCTGTTAATAAACTAAGACTTTCAAAGTTAATTCCAAACGCTCCTCCAAAGCTGAAAATAGTTTCTGAGATTGAATTCCCTATTCTAACCCCTAGTAATTTTACCCAGATATCGTAATTTACTCCAAGTGTATCGTAAATAATTTTATCAGGTATAAAAGATAGAATACTTTTATACATTGTGAATCCGCTTGTTAGAACGGATGGGTTCCTTGGATTAGCGTTTGTTTCAAATGTATAAATGCCAATTAAACGTTTAAACAAGTCGATTTGGTCTGTATTTTCTAGAATTTTTGAAATAGCTGGCGAAGTATCAGTCAAAGCTAATCCATAAAAATCTGCGAATGTGTTTGTGTAAGAAAAGGCAAAAGTACTGAACAATGTAAAGAGAAATAAAACGAATTTGAATAATCTACCAATTTTCATATATACACCTCCAAATTTACTATTTATAGATTACAGTTGCTTACTCAAAAATATATTATAACACATAAATTTATATTTTAATTACTTAGATACTTGAAATTTTTCAAGTCTGTGGTACAATTTCTAAGCGGGCATATTCTTTATTTAATAATTTTACCGTTTTTTTAACGGAGAGATGGCCGAGTGGTCGAAGGCGCTTGCCTGCTAAGCAAGTGTGGAGGTTTCTCCACCGAGGGTTCGAATCCCTCTCTCTCCGCCAAAGTTGTGGTAGATGGTAGATTACTTTTTAAGCCATCTACCATTTATTATTAGAGCTTTCAATTAAAGTTAGACGTGCCCGTAGCTCAACTGGATAGAGCGTCAGACTGCGGATCTGGAGGTTGTGGGTTCAAGTCCCGCCGGGCACGCCAAGATTTTTAATATCTTAATATCAATACTTTAAATGTAAAAACTACACGAAGATTCGTGTAGTTTTTATTTTTTTATGATATAATTTATTTTGACTAACTTTTAAAATTTAATCTTAATCTTTTTACCAACTTGAGGGGGTTTACTTGTGAAGAAAGCTATTATTTTAGCCATAGGAAATGAATTAGTTGAGGGTTTAATTGTTGATACAAATTCTAAATATCTTGCTCAAAGACTTAAAGAATTTGGTTATTATATAGTTCGTACGGAAACACTTCCAGATAATTTTGATATAATGGTTTTGCGGATAAAAGAAGCTATAAAAGATGCTGATTTGATAATTACGAGTGGCGGTTTAGGACCAACAGAAGATGATTTAACAAGAGAAGCTGTGGCTCATTCGATTGGTAGAAAACTTTTAAAGAATGAAGCAATCGCTCAAGAACTTATAAACAGAGCCATAAAATATTATGGTAAAGCGCCTGAAAGTGTTGTAAAGCAGGCCTTTGTGATAGAAAATGCCGAAGTAATAGATAATAAGGTTGGAACAGCACCAGGTCAAATGTTAAAATATGATGGAAAAATAATAATCCTTTTACCAGGCCCCCCCGTCGAATTAATTCCCATGTTTGAAAGTATTTTGGAAAAGCTTAAAACAAACGATTCGCTTTACACGAGAAGAATAAAAACCATAGGGATACCCGAAGCTGTCTTGATGGATGAGTATAAGGATATATTATACTCAAATTCTCGTATTACTATAGCAACAATGGCTTCTTACGAACGAGGTGTTGAAGTTAGATTTACCGGTCCTATTGAAATTAAAGATGAGATAGACTATGTTGTAAACACACTTTTACCAAAGCTTGGTGAGAGTGTGTATGCTTTGGATGACAAGGAAATGCACGACGTTGTATATGAATTACTTGTCAAAAATAATTATACAGTCTCTTTTGCTGAATCATGTACAGGAGGACTGATTTCATCTACTTTCGTTGATATACCTGGGGTTTCTTCTGTGTTCAAAGGTAGCGTTGTTGCTTATTCTAATGAAGCAAAGATAGAAATATTAGGTGTTAGTAAAGAAACCATAGAGAAATTTGGAGCGGTTAGTGAAGAGTGCGTAATAGAAATGGCACAGGGCGCTAAAAAAATTTTCAATTCAAATTTTTCTGTCGCGGTATCAGGTATAGCTGGACCGTCTGGTGGTAGTGAGAAAAAGCCTGTAGGGACAGTGTGCATAGCTGTTTGTAGCCCTAACGGTATTAATTCAGCCACTTATAATTTGAGAGGCGATAGGCAGATGATCAGGAAAAGAAGTACATTAATTGCTTTTGATATGCTAAGGAGAGGGATTATCAAATGCCAAGGTTAAAACAAAAGATTAGGAGAATAACGATAAAGGATGTTGCAGAATTTGCTGGAGTTGGTGTTGGTACTGTCTCTCGAGTTTTGAATAATAACCCGCATGTAGATTCTAAAACAAGGCAGAAGGTTTTAGATGCCATTAAAAAATTAGGGTATATTCCCAACCCACATGCACGACGGCTATCAACTGGTGAGAGTAATCTTATAACGGTAATTACCCCAGAGATGAAAGGTGATTTTTATCAAATACTGTTATCTGCTATCGATGAAGTACTTATTAAAAATGGTTACTCTTCATTACTCTATCCATTGTACAATGAAAGGAAATACGAAGGATTAAAAAAATCATCTGATATATTACTTTCAACGGATGGCATAATAGTTGATGGTGTTAATGTAGACAATATTCTAAAGGGGTTTATCAACCCTCAAACGCCAGTTGTGTGTCTTGAGCAGGATTCAGACAAATATGATTCTGTGATTGTTGATAATTATTATGGTGGTATACTTGCCGGTGATTATTTTTCCGATTTTGATATGGATATATTTGTTGTTACTCATAGAAAATCACATGAACTTGAAAGTACGGTTTTTGACGAACGTTTAGAGGGGTTTCAAGAATCTCTTGAAAGAAAAGGAAGGAGTATAGATAAGATATATTACGTTCCACTCGATTGGGAAAGCACATTTGAAGTTGCAAGGCGCATTTTTTCGAGATACAAAAGATGTGCCATATTTACAACAACAGATTATCTGGCGGTACCTATCATCGAGGTAGCAAGAACTATGGAATTAAAGGTAGGAAAAGATGTTAAAGTTTGTGGATTTGATGATCTTCCAATAGCTCAGATATTGGAAATAACAACTATAAAACAGCCTATATACGATATGGGGAAAATTGCTGCGGATTTATTAATTAAGCGCATTAACGGTCGAATTAAAGAAAAAATAAAAAGGTATGTTTTAAAACCAGAACTTGTTGTAAGATCTACTTAATTAATGAAAAATTAAGACAAGAACTTAGGGAGGCAAAAAAATGTACTTAGGTGTTTTACTTGGTGGAATTTCAAGAGAAAGGGAGATTTCTATTAGGAGTGGAAAAAGGATAGCGCAGGCTTTAAGAAATATGGGACATGTAGTTGACGAAATCGATGTCGATGATAATTTTATCTACAAGCTCTCCGAATTGAAAAAATACGATGCATTATTTAATATTCTCCATGGAACTTTTGGTGAAGATGGTAAAATGCAAGCGATATTGGACTCCATAGGCATACCTTACACTGGTTCTGGAGTAGAAACGAGTGTTATTGCTTTTGATAAATATTTATGCAACCTTTTTGTTGAAAATACTATAGAAAGATATGAGGAACTAAGCGTTGTAAAGATACCTAATTTTCTTTTAATCAGCTCAGAGGAATTTGAAGAATCGAAAATATATATGATTGAAGAAAAAATAGGGTTACCATGTGTTGTGAAGCCAAGGAAAGAAGGATCAAGTATAGGAACACACATTTGTTTTTCAAAAGAAGAACTTTTAGATGCCCTTAAGAACGAATTCAAAAATTATGACGAAATGATTGTTCAGGAATACATTAAAGGAAAGGAAATAACAGTTTCTGTGATAGATATTAATGGTACTCCAACCGTTCTTCCGATACTTGAATTGAGGCCCAAAAAATTATTTTACGATTATGAAGCTAAATACACGGATGGAATGACAGAATTTATTATACCGGCTGAACTTGATGGAGAAACAACGGAAAAAATAAACCACGCAGTATTGAAGATATATAAATCACTTGGTTGTAAACACTTTTCGAGAATAGATGGAATAGTTAAGGATGGTGTTTTTTATTTTCTTGAAGTTAATACTCTGCCTGGTATGACTGAGCTAAGCGATTTGCCAATGTCAGCAAATGCTTTTGGTATTTCTTTCGATGAACTTGTTGATTTGATAATCAAAGAAGCATGCAGGAAGCTTTAGTTTAATAAAAATTCAGGGGTTGATTCAATGAGAGAATTTGGTAAAAAAGTACTTTGGGATAGGCAGAAAATAAACAAGGTTTCAACATACATTATATTATCCATGTTTATAATTTTCGCTATGCTTTTCGGAGTTTTACTTGACATTTGGTTGAAAACAAATGTTTTTTTTACAATACTATTTTTTATCTTCTCTGTCTTTCAAATTCTATTTGGTTTGTCTTTAACAGGCAGTTTTATAATAAAACTCCTTGATGCAAAGCGTTTAGGAGAAGAAAATTTGAGGGAAATAATAAAAAATAGTACTTATTTTTCTGATCCAGAATATATTAAAAACATTATTGACGAAGTTAAAAGAGTAGTTGATTGCGATAGTGATATTGAAGTATTTGTCATTCCATCTCAAATGATAAATGCGCTTTTAGTTGGGAGAACAAAACACGATTATAAATTATGCTTAACATATGGCACAATTGAAAAGTTGCCCCTTAATGAATTTAAAGCATTACTTTATCATGAATTTTTCCATATAATTACCAAAGATACAGAGTATCTTACAACTGTTAGTGGGACATTTGGAAGCCCGATGTTGTTATTTAAACTTTCATCAAATGCGATGAAGAACATTATTAAAAGTAAAAACAAAGTTTCAAATATGGATTTTTATAGAGATTTTATAATTTTTTCTTTTATATGTGCAGTCAGTGTTTTATTCCTTCCTTTATCATTATTA includes:
- a CDS encoding DDE-type integrase/transposase/recombinase — its product is MTNIQLKCPHCGSSNFIKNGHDKFKNQIFFCKDCKRYFKLSFTKKHKLFSFPYPRCVHCNHVMEIYKIRRYFVRFRCRKCNFKTSVPLSLPQPVPFNFHPFKFFRFPIYIILKAFILYFKYNLSLRAIKACLNINVSHVAIYKWIIKLSSVISLFEFENVFKVHGDETVIVFRDKKYYVWLLVEHGTNLIVAWHVSRYRDMSQVKILLDKYFSQRKQNTQIELITDGLKAYEIAVKLNFDNVEHREVRLGKNNECESKFSLFKMFVRAKRSFKKFSNIRYYVNGFCVVRNLCKLYENENEMITALASIITTS
- the priA gene encoding replication restart helicase PriA; this encodes MIYIVALSNSSQIEPVFCEYNGHIEIGERVLLQHKGKKVLGYVIGNQEWAPCDEFLPNQKSSSEYSKIVERMDYISFLEKSRVKALYGLANFYFSGLGKYFDISFPNKFDDYFSLFVESVSPFVNIEKMPYEEFKKIKNYKEYINNGLVKVYRDFETKKPRPRKRGECVYLKISSIELSKLKLTVSQSTVVNYLLFKGPTEVEQIIEDLDVKKDVVVQLKNKGIIEILEQCSDFETLNIKPQRVILSDEQKSIVDKILSYDFRKEKKHLVFGPTGSGKTEVYLEVIEKYLPFGNVLYLVPEVSLTEQTIARLRKRFPDLSIAVYHSYLTESKRVEIWAKAVKGEINILVGPRSAAFVPLKNLNLAIVDEEHDEGYYNNSEPFYEIHTFLNALPITVVYGSATPSLESYKKAKDGEYVFHKLTKRYNVELPEVEIVDMNKTKKVTFSISEILYNNLSKVLEADKSAIIFTRRKGFSRVQCAVCGYIVKCEHCDVAMTYHLDSNNLKCHICGSEKELSLNCPNCGSNMFIDRGTGSEKVEKELQQLFPSRNIGRIDAEIADTPEKLKKLLDYLREGKIDIVAGTKMITKGLDIYRIALIGVVDVDALISYPDINAPLRTFQLLVQVIGRAGRNEKGKAIIQTYKPTDPVITFASNQDVEGFYERELEIRKQLNYPPFASVVVLTYANLNQEIARETIDTVADEIENIEKKEKKVQEVYKYYLELLGPSEHPIFKANNKYRYQIFFKTNNVPELVRLLKKIISNYSGEWIIKVNPNEI
- a CDS encoding sodium-dependent transporter, which produces MKKREHWGSKIGLILAMAGNAIGLGNFWRFPYQAAKNGGGAFMIPYFIAFLFMGIPLLIIEWAQGRYGGKYGHGTLGPMIYLQAKESVGHKFAKVLGALAGAIALSVVILLNSYYNHVIGWTLGYSFETAVGKYMDKSIDTAGYFVGYIQSPFRVLIFWIITLAILYYITSNGVNKGLERLAIIAMPAIYIFAIILLVRALTLGSPVNPEWNPIKGLDFLWSPRWNELNWSATLAAAGQIFFTLSLGMGIIQNYASYMRDEDDIVTSAVATASLNEFAEVILAGTIVIPIAFTFLGAEGLKSGVGLSFIALPNVFRNMAGGQIFGTFWFLLLFFAGITSSIAMFNYLTAFLEEEFGVERKKGSLFVFLMYIIGGLPVALEPILTKTADLMYLTELDNWVGTYFLVLLGLIEVIAAVWLFKAKGLEEINKGSYWKIPMWFYKLIMSFITPAFIIILLVFSTIDYAKNGYFKLIPDFVKDNSVLIPWVIAARIVLIVIFISSFILTYRSISKKLETQKDK